Part of the Synechococcus sp. HK01-R genome is shown below.
GGGGCCTCGAGGCGGCCTGAATCGCATGGATTGCAATCGTGGCACTGCCATCGGTGCTGTTCTTGTAACCGACTGGCATCGAAAGGCCTGAAGCCATCTCCCGGTGGGTCTGACTTTCTGTCGTGCGTGCGCCAATCGCCGTCCAACTGATCAGATCAGCGATGTACTGGGGGACCACAGGGTCCAGCAGTTCAGTGGCTGCCGGCATACCGTCGCGGGACAGATCCAGCAGCAGCGAGCGTGCCATCCGCAAGCCTGTATTGATGTCGTAGGAGCCATCGAGGTGCGGGTCATTGATCAACCCCTTCCAGCCAACGGTGGTGCGCGGCTTCTCGAAATACACCCGCATCACCACCTCCAACTGATCGGCATGACGCTCCCGCAGAGGCGCAAGACGGCGGGCATACTCCCGGGCCGCGTCAACATCGTGAACCGAACAAGGGCCCACGATCACCAGCAGCCGCTGGTCCTCGCCCCGCAGGATTGCCTGGATGCGTCCACGGGCCGCTGCAACCGTCTGTGTCGCCGCCGCATCGGTGGGCAAATCAGCGTGAAGCAGAGAGGGAGCCACAAGGGGGCGGGTCTCCACCACATGCAAATCGGAGGTGGTGGTGCTCATACCCCGCGCCAAGAAAAACCCAGATTACGGACAATCCCGGCAGCATCCGACACCAGGTCCGTTCACCCCAACAAGAAGAATGGATGCCAAGACCGCTGCCTGAGCCATCGCCATGCTGAGTGCCTACCGAGCCGCCGCCGCCGAACGCACCGCCCAGGGGATCCCTGCCCTGCCCCTGACAGCGGAGCAAACCCAGGCTCTCACCGGCCTACTCGAGGCACCCCCCGCAGGAGAGGAGCAGGAGCTGCTGCACCTGCTCAGTGAGCGCATCCCACCCGGCGTGGATGAGGCCGCCTACGTCAAAGCCTCCTGGCTCAGCGCGGTGGCCCAGGGCTCAGCCAGCAGTCCGCTGGTGACACCCCTTGAAGCCGTTCGCCTGCTGGGAACGATGGTCGGTGGCTACAACGTGGCAGCCCTGATCGAGCTGCTGCAGCACAGCGACAGCAGCCTGGCCGCCTGTGCCGCTGAGGGCCTGAGCCGCACCCTGCTCGTCTACGACGCTTACAACGAAGTGATGGAGCTTGCTGGCTCCAACCGCTTTGCCAAGCAAGTCGTTGACAGCTGGGCCGCCGCCGACTGGTTCACCTGCCGACCCGCCCTGGCAGAGGAGATCACTGTCACGGTGTTCAAGGTGGAGGGCGAAACCAACACCGACGACCTCTCTCCAGCGACCCACGCCACCACTCGACCAGACATCCCGCTGCACGCCCTGGCGATGCTGGAATCCAGGGATCCGGAAGGCCTGAGCACGATCGAGACGCTCAAGGCCAAGGGACACCCGGTGAGTTACGTGGGCGATGTGGTCGGCACCGGCAGCTCCCGCAAGAGCGCCATCAACTCCGTGCTCTGGCACACCGGCAACGACATCCCCCATGTGCCAAACAAGCGCGCCGGTGGGGTGATCCTGGGCGGAAAGATCGCCCCGATCTTTTTCAACACAGCCGAAGACTCAGGTGCT
Proteins encoded:
- a CDS encoding 3-deoxy-7-phosphoheptulonate synthase; protein product: MSTTTSDLHVVETRPLVAPSLLHADLPTDAAATQTVAAARGRIQAILRGEDQRLLVIVGPCSVHDVDAAREYARRLAPLRERHADQLEVVMRVYFEKPRTTVGWKGLINDPHLDGSYDINTGLRMARSLLLDLSRDGMPAATELLDPVVPQYIADLISWTAIGARTTESQTHREMASGLSMPVGYKNSTDGSATIAIHAIQAASRPHHFLGINGHGHASIVSTTGNPDGHLVLRGGSRGTNYHLEAVQEASAALVQAGLPARLMVDCSHGNSNKDFRRQGEVLSAVADQVRQGSGQLMGVMLESHLVEGSQKLNADRSAMTYGQSVTDACISIDTTEQLLDGLAAAVAAGRPLALSS